TGTCTACCTCTTGACCGCCTTTACCAATAATGATACCTGGGCGAGCCGTTGTGATAGTAACGGTTACAAGTTTAAGAGTTCTTTCAATAATTACTCTACTTACACTAGCTTTAGCTAAACGTACGTGTACGTATTTTCTAATCTTATCGTCTTCGGCAAGCTTATCTCCATAATCATTACCTCCGTACCAGTTAGATTCCCATCCTCTGATAATACCTAAGCGATTTCCGATTGGATTTGTTTTTTGTCCCATACTTCTATCTTAGCTTTGTGTGTTATTGTTAGCTCCAACTACGATTGTTACGTGGTTTGAACGTTTTCTAATTCTGTGTGCACGACCTTGTGGTGCTGGACGCAATCTTTTTAACATTGCTCCTCCATCAACTCTAATTTCTTTTACAATCAACTCTGCATCTTCAATGCTAGCTTCTTCGTTTTTAGATTGCCAGTTGGCAATTGCCGATAAAAGCAATTTCTCTAATTTAGACGAAGCTTCTTTTTGATTGAACTTCAAGATATTAAGTGCTTTTTCTACTTTTTCACCTCTTACTAAATCGGCTACTAAACGCATTTTTCTCGGTGACGTAGGACAATTATTAAGTTTAGCAAAAGCAACTAGCTTATTTCCTTCCTTAATAGCGTCTGCCATTTGTTTTTTACGACTTCCCATAGCTTACTACTTTTTACCTTTGTTTTTAGCACCTGCATGTCCACGGAATGAACGTGTTGGTGAAAATTCTCCTAATTTATGACCTACCATGTTTTCAGTTACATATACTGGCACAAATTGACGGCCATTGTGAACTGCGATAGTTTGTCCAACAAAATCCGGAGTAATCATAGAGGCTCTAGACCACGTTTTGATTACGGTTTTTTTGTTAGCTTCAACATTATCAGCCACTTTTTTCTCTAATTTATAATGAACGAACGGTCCTTTTTTTAATGATCTTGCCATGTCTTATTTCTTTCTACGTTCTACAATATATTTATTACTTGCATTCTTTTTAGAACGTGTTCTATAACCTTTAGCTGGAATACCGTTTCTAGAACGTGGGTGTCCTCCAGAAGATTTACCTTCACCACCACCCATAGGGTGATCAACAGGGTTCATTACTACTGGTCTTGTACGTGGACGTCTTCCTAACCACCTTGTTCTACCCGCTTTACCAGACACTAACAATTGGTGATCTGAGTTAGATACAACACCTATAGTTGCTAAGCAGTTAACAAGGATTAATCTTGTTTCACCAGAAGGCAATTTAATAGTTGCAAACTTACCATCTCTTGCCATTAACTGAGCAAAAGCACCAGCACTACGAGCCATAATAGCTCCTTGACCTGGACGTAACTCTACACAAGAAATAATGGTTCCTAATGGAATTTGACTAAGTGGCATTGCATTTCCAATTTCTGGAGCAACATTTTCTCCTGAAACTACAGTTTGTCCTACTTGCAAACCGTTTTGTGCAATGATATATCTTTTTTCGCCATCTTGATAATTCAATAATGCGATAAAAGCGGTTCTGTTTGGATCGTATTCAATAGACTTAACTTCAGCAGGGATACCAGCTTTATTACGTTTAAAATCGATAATACGATACTTTCTTTTATGACCTCCACCTATATAGCGCATGGTCATTTTTCCTTGACTGTTTCTACCACCAGACCTTTTGTTCGGAACGAGTAAACTCTTTTCCGGCTTATCAGTAGTAATGGCGTCAAATCCATTTACTACTCTAAATCGCTGTCCTGGTGTGATTGGTTTTAATTTTCTTACTGACATTAGTCTTTAATTACATGTTACTGTATAAATCAATCATTTCACCTTCCGCCAGTTGTACAATTGCTTTTTTAACAGCATTTGTTTTACCATGTTGAATACCCGTTTTTGTATAACGAGTTCTTCTTTCTGGACGGACATTTATAGTACGAACTTTTTCAACAGAAACACCATAAGCAGCTTCCACCGCTTTTTTGATTTCTACCTTGTTCGCCTTTGTATTCACCGCAAAAGTATAGCAGTTTCTCAACTCGCTATTTGCTGTCGCTTTTTCTGTGATTATAGGTTTAATTAAGATACTCATGGTTTCTATTTACTTAAATTTGTTTCAATTCCTTCTAAGGCTCCTTCTAAAAGCACTACTTGACTAGCATTTAAAATCTTGTAAGTGTTTAATTCTGAGGAAGTTATGACTTCCGAACCTTTTAAATTGCGTGACGACAAATATACATTATTATTTGACCCACCCAACACAAACAGAGATTTTTTGTTTTCTAAGTTTAAAGCCTTTAAAATAGCTGTAAAATTCTTAGTTTTTGCTGTATCAAAATTAAAGTCTTCCAATACTACAA
This genomic window from Mariniflexile sp. TRM1-10 contains:
- the rpsS gene encoding 30S ribosomal protein S19, producing the protein MARSLKKGPFVHYKLEKKVADNVEANKKTVIKTWSRASMITPDFVGQTIAVHNGRQFVPVYVTENMVGHKLGEFSPTRSFRGHAGAKNKGKK
- the rplB gene encoding 50S ribosomal protein L2; the encoded protein is MSVRKLKPITPGQRFRVVNGFDAITTDKPEKSLLVPNKRSGGRNSQGKMTMRYIGGGHKRKYRIIDFKRNKAGIPAEVKSIEYDPNRTAFIALLNYQDGEKRYIIAQNGLQVGQTVVSGENVAPEIGNAMPLSQIPLGTIISCVELRPGQGAIMARSAGAFAQLMARDGKFATIKLPSGETRLILVNCLATIGVVSNSDHQLLVSGKAGRTRWLGRRPRTRPVVMNPVDHPMGGGEGKSSGGHPRSRNGIPAKGYRTRSKKNASNKYIVERRKK
- the rplW gene encoding 50S ribosomal protein L23, translated to MSILIKPIITEKATANSELRNCYTFAVNTKANKVEIKKAVEAAYGVSVEKVRTINVRPERRTRYTKTGIQHGKTNAVKKAIVQLAEGEMIDLYSNM
- the rplV gene encoding 50S ribosomal protein L22 encodes the protein MGSRKKQMADAIKEGNKLVAFAKLNNCPTSPRKMRLVADLVRGEKVEKALNILKFNQKEASSKLEKLLLSAIANWQSKNEEASIEDAELIVKEIRVDGGAMLKRLRPAPQGRAHRIRKRSNHVTIVVGANNNTQS